In the genome of Brachypodium distachyon strain Bd21 chromosome 3, Brachypodium_distachyon_v3.0, whole genome shotgun sequence, the window AAAAATGATTGTATCGTTTATTTTTCGATGCAAATTTTAATTCTCATTAATTGGCTACATCTTTCACAGGTGTCCTATAAATAGAAGTAGGAGGGGCTCCCATTTTTATTCCTCCCTCAAATCCCAAACAAATGGAAGACCAAGGTCTCTTGTCTCCTACCTCGCTCGTGCCATCCCGGGTTTAGAGGCCGACGAGCAGGAAGTAATGGCTGGCTCCACCGAAGTGCCCGTGACATTTGATGAGAGTGAGGAGGAGTATGGGGGCCCAGAGAATTATTTGGTATCTGCTCCTTCTCCAAACGGTGCTTCCATCACCGCCGGCGGAGAGGACAGGTGGGGCCCTGCGGGCAGTTCTATACCCACTCGTCCTCTCCGTCGGTGGCGACGAAAGCAACATTTGGAGGAGCCAGCAAACAATCCTCCGAGCCCCACACGTCCTCACTCTCGTCAAATGTCACGGGCTCTTCGGTGGGGCCAGTCAAATGTCACGGGCTCATCAAATGTCACGGGCTCTTCGGTGGGGCCAGCCATCGCTTCCTGCTCGTGGGCCTCTAAACCCCGGATGGCACGAGCCATGTAGGGGACAAGAGACTCTAGTCTTTGATTTGGTTGGGATCGTGCAGGATGTATTGTGCAGGATAGTGTCATGTCTGACAATGCGCGACGCGGCCCGTGCGTCGTGCTCCGCCATGCTCCGCGCCTGGGGGAGGTATCCTCGCCTGACATTCGACAAGGAGACCCTCCTCCCGCACCCGGCCCCGGTTCTACTCCAGGACCAGGATCCTCCTCCCACACAGAAAGTGCTCCACGACGAGCTCGCCAACCGCTTCGTCCGCCGCGTCGACTCCGTCCTCGCCCCGCGGCGCCGACACTCGTCAGCACTGGAGGCGCTGACAGTGAGGTTCGCCCACCTGCGGCCGGAGCAGCACGCGCCCTGCGTCGGCCGCTGGGTGCGCGAATCATTCGCCGCGTCGGCCAGGAGCGCCTGTTATCCGCCTGCGGTAACCTCCGGAGCCTCAAGATCAAGCGCTGCGACGGCCTGGCTTACCTCAACTacgtgccgccgccgtcttcgagTAGCCGCCGTCGTCTCAAGCTGCTTATGGTGAAGTACTGCTGGGCGATGAGGAGCATCGACGTGTCGGCTGCGGGCTCCAGCCTAGAGACGCTGCGGCTCGACGGCCGGAACCTGTCGGCGAGCCTGCTCCGTGGGaccacggcggcggtgctTCCCGAGGTGACGAGTGCCAGCATTGGGCTCGAGTACCTGATGATTCGCCCGTCGACAGAGTCTAATCAAGTCTGCACGGAGGAGGAGTACTCGCGGCTCCGGCTGCTCTTGCCTTGCCTCCGGACCTTATCCTTGACATTGCTACGGCAGTTCAAGGTAGATATGACCTGCCCACGCAGAGACTACAGATTCCTTCACCTGAAGCGTCTGGACCTTAAAATGGACATGCCGGGCCAACATGGAAGAGACGATTTCCTCTTCCTTCACCCGTTTCTCGACGCCGCGCCGGCCCTGGAACACCTTTCCTTGCATGTAAGTAAAGCTACATATCTTAAttatttgttgtttgttttctaAATTACTCCGATTATCAACAATGGTTCGACTAAATTGCATCTGATATGGATGGATGCATATGTGCATGCAGATGTGATGCGTTACGCGCCAGCTTTCGACGCAGGAATAATCCGCcggcgccagcagcagcagccaacATCAGATGGCTATTTCAGGAAGCACCAAGGGCTCCCGCACCATAGCCTCAAGGCCGTCGACATGGCGGGGTTTGACGCAGACCTTGCTTCCCTGGAGCTCGCCTTGCACATTTTGGACAAGGCGCGCTTGCTTGGGCGTATGTCATTGGAGCGGATATGGATcgatgacgacgatgatgatggGGCCGTTGTCGTCGACATGAGTCGGCGCACCCGTCTTGTTTGAGAGGCCATTGCTAGGTATATCGCCCCGGCGGTGCCATCTGGATCCGGCATTGTGCTACAAGTCAAGTGACCACCACGACTGACGACTTGCAACTCACACAAGATGTAATACCCTAAGGGCTTGTTCGTTTTCATGATTTCCCTCCTGGATTGAGAGGGTTGGGAGGGATTAGAGggaaaatgaactaaaatccCTGCCAATCACCCTGGTTTTGTGGGGATCGGGCATAAGCGAACGGGGACTAAAGCGTaaacaactactccctctgatcctaaattcttgactcaactttgcccaaatatggatgtatatattcttaaaacgcatctagatacatgtaatatttcaacaacaatttttttttctagaatacacccaAACAGGTGTATCATCcattaaagaagaagactGCAACGCAGTTACAACCCTTTCGGGTTTAGGTTCCTATTACAATCTAGCCAGTGTCTCTCCATGGCAATCCACTCGACagaaaaaaactgaaactcACACCTATCAACCCCGCATTCTTCCAACTCAACCCCTCAACCCAAATGTCGCGTAGGATCGAGTCCAAGCAAGCTCTCACTCGTCGAAAACAATCCGGTTCCTATGCTTCCAGATCGACCAGAAGACTAGAGTCGAGCTcgatttcgacaacaatttcggatcggagggagtaataccgATGGATCATTAAACGAATTCAAGTGCAAGAAAAACCTTCGAGAAacacaaaccaaagttgcGTATGCTGCATACCTGATTTGTCCCGTGGATACTTTTTCTCCGGATGCTGCCGTGGCCTAGGGATTTTGGGGCGGCAGGCGACTTCGCCGCTTCTCTTTCGATGTGTCTGCCGATTGACCGAGGACGGAGCGCGGGCTGCAGAGATGGCTGGATTGCTGGGCCGGCCATTTTTCATGTTGGGCCAGTTCTATGTTACGCTACGCTGGGTTTGAGGGGCTAAGCTTTTCCGAATTAGAGCATCTGCAGCAGGTTCCCAAAAACCAGTTTTAGGATAGAAGAGAGAAACTTTTTCAGGAAAAAATGGACTCTTCTCCAGCAGATTCCCAATAACTCATTCCCTAAATTTTCTTTCCATCCCACTGACCAAACGACTCCACCTGTCATTGaatatcttcttctccccaactccttcttcttgctctgctcatcgtctccctcctctgcTCATCCCATCTCCCTCCTCTACGGCCCGCACCGCCGCTCGCATCctgccgcccgcgcctccgTCTGCTGCTCGCGTCATGCCTCCCGCTCGGCCGCCCGCGAACCAGCCGAGCCGTGCGCCCCCGTGCATCAAGCCCGCCGCACCCACATGTCGCAGGGCCGCTGGGGCGCGCCTCCGCATCTGGTGGATCCGAGGCGGCGGCATGATTTCTTCGCGGACGAGGCAgtgggaggcggaggcgggccgTTTCCGCGTGGATCTGGaggcgcggccatggccgccgccggcggagagcagtggcggcggccgaaTCGCAGGAGGCGGTGCACGCGGGCGGTCGCGGAAACGAACGGAGCCATGGCAGTTATTCTCCCGCGGGAGCTTTTTGGTTTTCAGGGAATGGGATGTTGGTTTTCTACATATTGGGAAAAGGGGAGAGAAAATAGGAAAGTTTCCTAAAAGTTTAGGGATTGGGAATGGAATATGAAACCTGTTGGAACAGTTTTTGAGACTTTTTAAGGAATGGATGATTTTAGGGAACCTCTTGGAGATGCTATTAGGTCCCGTGGGCTTAAAAATTGCTTATACCTTGTGTTGTCCACCTGGCGTGCACCCGTGCTGTAGCCCGTCTACGTTCTGGAAGATCTGAGTCGTGCATATCGTGCATGCCACTAATTAAGCTCTTAGCAAACATCTATCGATCATAGGATCAAAAACATATCTTTTAACAGTATCACTTTAATTATCTATAAGCCAGTATCAGGCAAACTTAATTATTTACAATTAATTATCTATAGGCCAGTATCATAGACTGATTACTTGAAGAGACAGAAAATACATCCACGATCGAAGATATGATTATTTTGAATAAAATTTCATTTCACATGCACCGGAGCTCCAGCCCCATTGCTTCCCCGGCCTATATATAGCTGCCATAGACGACATGGAAAGAATCATCAAATCAACACTGCACAACCACATAAGCCCTACATACACATTGCTACGTACCTACCTAGAACTAGATCAGCAAATTAAGCTTTTGCAGCAAATAGCTAGAATCATGGCTTCCGTGGCTCGCAACACCATGCTTCTCCTGGTTCTGGTCGGCATCGTCGTGCAGCTGAGCTCTGTCGTGCCCGCCGCGGCTGCCGAGAGAACGCTGGTTGACCAGGTAGGAGGTGCCGGCGGTTCTTCCGGTTTCAGTGACATGGCCGACGCATCCGGCAACGACGCCTCTGCTTACGACGACGGGACGAACGGGGCCGTCAGGCGTTCTCTCCGCAAAGCGGCCAAAGTGGCCAAAGCGGgtgatgaggaagaagactaATATATGTACCGATTGCCCTTAGTGTATCCTGTGTTTTCACGTTCTCGCTGGTGGTGGGTTGTCACGTTTTTAAAAATTTGTTGGGGCGTCAGGTCGTCGCTTCATTCAATTTGTATCCTTGTTTCAATGTTGTTGCTTTGCTGGTGGTTCTTTCTAACTCCATAATTCTTGTGATCTTAATTTATCATGATTTGCCGTTGTTGATCATCGATCTTGGCTGTCGACACCTGTTTGAGCATATTTGTTTTCGAGAGTGGAACTTGGAGCATATATCAAGTGATACACGTACGAAGTGTCTAACAAATACCGATGgatcattaaaaaaaaatcaaacgcAAGAAAAAACTTTTGAGAAACACAAAACGTACACTGCGCCGTTACTGGCGTGCGCTGCGAGCCCGTGACCCGCCGGCCGACGAGCGCAAGATGATTTGTCCCGTGGATAATTTTCTCCGGATTCTTCCCCGTGTGGGCTAGGGATTTTGGGGCGGCAGCCGACAGCCGCCTTCGCTGCTTCTCTTTCGTGgaatctgattttttttagaggatttCGTGGAGTCTGATGAGTCTGCCGGGAAGAGTAAGTTGCACGGAACCACCACATTTCGGACAGTTGTTACGGAAACCACCGTTTTTACTAATTTTCACGCAGAACCACCTGTTTTCAGTGAAATTGTTGCATATAACAATGATTCTGTCGATTGCAGCGAAGAAGCACGTTTCTGACTGCCCGGGCCCACATTGACCAGTATTAGAGGTCTCCATTAGCGCCGCTTTGACCGTTTCGATTTCCTTTGTTTCGCTTCGTTTCACAAGTGCGGCTGCCATTTCAGAACATGGGGATGGCCGCCTGAGCCGGGCAAGCCGGCAAGGCCCAACGTCACCAGCGGTGGAGCACGGCATGGGCGTCGGAGTCGTGGGCCTTGAGACTGAGAAGGGACAGCACGCGCGCACGCGCACACGTCTCTgtccgccaggccgccggacttggaggagatggcggcgggtCCAGTGCTTCGGGGCATGGGGGCGCTCCGATGGGCTCTCCGAGGGCTTGCTGGCACGGGGAGACAGAGGGCGGTGGATTCGGGGAGATCCGGCGCGGGAGACGCCCAGCGACGCGAGgttgcggcggccggcgataGTCTGCGAGGCGGGACGGCTAGGGCTCGCACGTCTCCAAATCAAGGGCGGGGCGCAGAGCATGGGCGCGTGGGGCTGCAGGAGCCATCGCGCGGAGCAGGGACGGTGTGCGGTGCTGCAGCAGCCAGCGCGCGGAACAGGGGCGGCGTGCGGGGCTGCAGGCGTcagcgcgcgcggcggcacgCGGGAGCAGGGTTGCAGCGGAGGCGCTCGCGGTGGCGGAGCAGCCACGGGGCGCGGGATGGCAGGCCTCAGcatgggcggcggcagcggagccGGGCACTCGCGGCGACAGAGCAGCAACGGGAGCTTGCTGTGGGGAAGATGAAGTCGGAACAAGAGGTTGAGGACGATGGTACCATGGTGGAGCTCGCAGTCAGTGCGAGAAGAGATAGGCTTGGACTGACGGTGTTAAGGTCAGCTCGGCCCAGTCAACCTGACATGTGGCTCCGGTCGTTCAGAAACGTGCTTATTCGGTGCAATCGACAGAATCAGTGCTATATGCAACAACTTCACTGAAAACCGGTGGTTCTACACGAAAAATAGCAAAAATGATGGTATCCGTAACAACTGTTCGAAATGTGGTGGTTCTATACAATTTACTCGTATGCCGGAGAGAGGGACAGAGCGATGGTGCTTGGCGTGGGCTGCAGACATGGCTGGGGTGCTGGGCTGACAGTTTGCATACTGGGCCAGTGGTGTTACGCTGGGCCTGGGGGCTTCAGCTTTTTCCGAATTTGGTTCCGTGGGCTATAACCCGTCTAGCACTGGCCGTTGGCCCGCCTTGTTAATTGAAACCATGTGATTAGGCTATGGCCCCTCAAAAAAATGCGATTAGGCTATGGAAGATGCTTCATTGCCTAACAAGACTTGGCATGCATATATCCGTCCGCCACATCTAGTGTGAACATTATTGATTCGTGAGGAATTTTCAGGGGAAACAACATGTTGGCAGTCCTGGAACCCTAGGCGCCGGAAGCAAGAGCTGCCAAATCAgtgattttcttttggtttccCTCATCTCCGACCGCAGATTCGGCATGGGTCGAAGGGAGGAACCATAGATCAATGCCTGGTTATAGTTTGTGTACCTTATTTATAAGGTTTTGTGTTCTCGTAACGGCGTcttggtggaggaggcgagggCATATGGAGTAATGGTTTTCCGGTTCATGCATACTCTTCTCGTGTATTCATCACGATCTACTCCCATGGAGCTAGTGGATCACGCGGtttgtatttttgttattttgaTCTTCTTTCTCGTCGGTTCGACGACGAACCAACGGTTCAACAACCTGTCTTACAAGGGGTTGTGTCCTTGAACTCAGTTTGTTCAATGATCTTAGGTTGTCATCGAATGCAGTGAGCGACTCATGTGGCTATTCAAAACCAATGAGATCAATCCAGATTGTATTGGTCTGGTATTCTATAATTTCATCACCAgagacatgaaaaaaaaatcaggataCAGATGACAGATCTTGAGATTTTCACTTTAAAGAATCTTGCCGTAACTTTTAGTTTCTTTAGAATCTTTGTTGTCGGTTCttgtttcagttttttcaATACTCTATACTCTTTTTACTGAAACAATGGAGCCAgatgtttctaaaaaatgcAGCACAATTATAAGCCATGAATTGATCAAAGAATAGAAAATCAAGCACGTTCTGGAAGATCTGAGTGTAGTACGTATATATATCGCGCATGCCACTAAGCTCTTGGCAAACATATATCCATCCTGTAGAACATATCTTTAAACTCTATCACACATGATTCGTTATCAGGCAAAACTTAATTATTTACAATTAACTATCTATATATCCAGCTTGCGTAGGCCAGTGTCATTGATTGATTACTTGAAAAGACAGAGAATACATCCACGATcgaagatatgatcattttgaagaagaatttaaaaaaaaaaatcacaccgGAGCTCTAGCCCCATTGCTTCCGTCCCGGCCTATATATAGCTAGGACGACATGGAAATTATCATCAAATCAACACGGCACAACCACATAAGCCCTACACATTGCTCCATATCTAGAATTAAAGCAAAGCTTTTGCAGCAAACAGCTAGATCAATGGCTTCCTTGGCTCGCAACACCATGCTTCTCCTCGTTCTGGTCGGCATCGTCTTGCAGCTGAGCTCCGTCGTGCCCGCCGCGGCTGCCGGTAGAATGCTGGTTGACCAGGTAGGAGGTGCCGGCGGTTCTTCCGGTTTCAGTGAAATGGCCGACGCATCCGGCAACGACGCCTCTGCTTACAACAACGACGGGACGAACGGGGGCGTCAGGCGTTCTCTCCGCAAAGTGGCTAAAGTGGGGAAAGACGAATAATGTACCGATTGCCCTAGCTTAGTGCTGGTCGGATCAATCTTTGTATCCTGTTTTCACGTTCTTGTTTCAATGTTGTTGCTTAATTTACTGGTGGTTCTTTTTACCTTCAAATAAACTGTAATCTTGACAATTCTTGTGATCTTAATTTATCATGATTTGCGGTTGTTGATCATCGATCTTGCCTGTCCACACTACCTGCTAGCATATTTCTTTTCGAGAGCGGAACTTTTTATTATCTCAATGCATATATCTTATACATACACGGAGTGTCTGAATGAACCTCCGGCCTCTGCGACAGATCGCACACAGCTTACACAGCTTGTTTCATCGTCTGAATAACTTGTTTTCATCATCTGCTAAACACTTACAGACCAAATTAACAGCGATACTCCAATTAATCACATATCGACAGTCGTAACTCAGCAGACGAAACACAGCTGGAATGATGAAAACCAAGTTTGAATAAACCCAGTAGTACTAAACAAAACACTAGCCATTAATTGTGACTCTTTTCAACTCAGCGGCAACGTTACAGCTCTGGACGAACTGGTTGACCGGGTGGGCGCAGAGGTGGTGGTTGATGAGGTCGTCGAGGGAGAGCAGGTCTTGGACGATGGTCACCTTGATCCGCAGCTTCTTGATCCCGTATACAACCGGGACGAGCTCGGCTGCACGCACGCGCGATCGATTCATAGATAATTAACGAGTGAGAATTAAGGAACTAACTAATCGAAATCAATCGTACCAATTGGCGTGTAACTAATTGGTTAATTCTGAGAAGAAAGTAAAttaaaggagaagaaagaggaatTGAAACCGAGAAACGTACAGGCGCCCCAGGTGAGGCCTTCCATGGAGACGCCTCGCACGGCTTCCTCTAGCTTGGCCATGTCCGTCTCGTCGTCCCAGGGCTTCACGTCTCAAGATATTGGCTCCTCATAACGTGACCCGTTATCCGTACACACATCCGTGACCGGGTAACAACTTTTTTCCATACCCGTATAGTTTTTTTGATCGCATGGTTATAAATATCACTATATCTGATATAAACGACAGCACATTCGCTAAAAACAATAACAATTTCTCATACGACAGCAGCATATGGCGCACAAAAAACAGCAGCATAGCAGCTAAAAAACAGCAACATTTGAAGCATACAACACATATCATGAGAGGAGAGATCGACAGAAACGGGGAGCATAGGGAGTTAGGGTTTTCGTGGCTAGCGAAGCCCAACTAAGGATTTAGTCGAAAAAAACAATGCTACTAAGTGTACAGAGACTCTAGAGGACCCACTTGTCAACCCATCTTACACGGGTACATGGGTAAACGGGTATGGGTACTAACTCCCCATACCCATACCCGTCATACCCGCCGGGTAACACTTTTTCCTCATTTACTTAACCATGAGTAAAATCCGTACCCTAATGGATATTTACCCGCCGGGTAAACGGGTAATGGGTACCCGTTGCCATCTGGATTCACGTCCAGGCTGAGAAGCAACGACctgctggcggccgccgccatcgatcCGATCTCGCTTCTTCCGATTGAGGTCGCTagggcttggagttggaggtGCCGAACGGACGATCAAGATTAATTGCCGTATATACCTGGCAAgcgcctgccgctgccgccgataGGAAGgagcgagaggaggaggattaTCTCCTTGGCGCAACGTACCGCGCAAGTCCGTGTCCAACTCAAAAGGAAATAAACCGAGTAAATCAAAGCTGGGTCTTGATTGGTTAAATGGGGGTAAATCTGTCACGCTTTTACAAATATATGGGGTAAAAAATGTAGCACAAAATTTACCTGAATTGAGAAGAGATATTATCTTCCAAACATGGccctagcttagctagctttTTAGGCCTCGTTTGGACTCGAACAACATTATCCATTCCAGCAGATATTGTGCTTCTTGTGAAACACCTACGagctactccttccgttccataattattgtcgaaatattacatgtatctagacatttttaaagaatagatacatcccattttgaacaaatttgagacaagaattatgcagcggagggagtagattctTGCGTCCAAATGAAGGCAAATGCAAAATAAATTTTCAGATGTAATGTAAATATCTCTTATACCTAGTTCCGACTTTTCACGTTGACATGGTTTCAGAACCTTCTCTAATTCAAATGTCATTTTTTCTTAGGAGTGCTCCTAACTACTCgttccatccaacaaaagatgtctctcaagtttgtcaaaatttggatgtatctagacatgacttagtgtataggtgcattcaaatttagtcaaaattgagacatcctttgttagacagagggagtatagaTTTTAATGAACACTTCAACTCCACACACATGAAAATTGCAGGAACTTCAGAGGAAACAGTTCAACTTCTACTTGAATTGAAAAGATATGTTCTCTTTCAAACGTGGCTGAAGCTTAGCTTGGTTTGTAGGCCTCGTTTAGACTTGAACGATATTTTCCATTCAAGCACACATTGAACTGCCACCTGTGAAGCACCTACAAGATTCTTGTGTCCTATGTATGCAAATGCAACATATTGGATTTAGTGTGGATTTTGCTAAAACTTAGTTCTGACTTATCACACTAACACAATTTCGGGACCTTCTCTAGGGACCAAATATATGCTTTTCTTATTAGGGTTCCTAGCTATATATACATTTTAGATGAACACTCCAACTCCACACACGAAATCTGCAGGAACTTCAGAGGAAACAGTTCAACTTTTACTTGAATTGAAAAGATATATTCTCTTCCAAACGTAGCCAAAGCTTAGCTTGCTTTGTAGGCCTCATTTAGACATGAACGATATTTTCCATTCCAGCAAACATTGAACTGTTTCCTGTGAAGCACCTACGAGATTCTTGTGTCCCATGTATGCAAATGCAACATATGGATTTAGTGTGGATTTTGCTAAAACCTAGTTCTGACTTTTCACGCTGACACGATTTCGGGACCTAATTCTCTCTAAGGGACCAAGTATATGCTTTTCTTATTTGGGTTCCCAAGTATCTATTTTAGATGAACACTCCAACACCACACATGAAATCTGCAGGAACTTCAGAGGAAACAGTTCAACTTCTACTTGAATTGGAAAGATATATTCCTTTCCAAACGTGGCCAAAGCTTAGCTTGCTTTGTAGGCCTCGTTTAGACTTGAACGATATTTTCCATTCCAGCAGACATTGAACTGCTTCCTGTGAAGCACCTACGAGATTCTTGTGTCCCATGTATGCAAATGCAACATATTGGATTTTGCTGAAACCTACTTCTGACTTTTCACACTGACACAGTTCCCGGACCTTCTCTAAGGGTCCAAATACATGCTTTTCTTATTTGGACCCGCAGAGGCGCCCATTGGCCCggagggcagcggcggggaCCGGCGAGGAGTCCGCTGGCGGCGGTGTCTTCCTCATCCCCACGGCGGTGGCGACCTCCTCGTCTGTAGGtgagagatagagagaatATGCATGGACAGAAGACttagagagggagagaaacgACGGAGAACTTACCGAAGGAGGCGGTGCCGAGGGCGGCCGGATCCAGTGGTGTGGCAGTCCCAAGAGCCCAGATCCGGCGGTGCGGCGGCCAGGGGAGCCCGGATCGGCGGTTCGCGGcttgggaaggagggaggatGGTGGCGCGGCTCGGGGGTGACGGGGCAGGGCGGGgtcggggccggcggcgccgcgtcTGCTCCTCCAAGGACCACGGGGGAGCAGGAGTAGGACGCCTTTGCGTATTGTT includes:
- the LOC112271867 gene encoding elongation factor 1-beta-like gives rise to the protein MAKLEEAVRGVSMEGLTWGASELVPVVYGIKKLRIKVTIVQDLLSLDDLINHHLCAHPVNQFVQSCNVAAELKRVTING